A window from Candidatus Woesearchaeota archaeon encodes these proteins:
- a CDS encoding tRNA-dihydrouridine synthase has product MFNKPRKQVFLAPLAGINDPAFRLMCEEQGANATFTELTSIDFLYSEKQEALKKILRAKKEKKVGLQLFGKNPEKIKEAMNYTENFDFIDFNAGCPANNIIGQEAGADLLSKPVLLKKMLQEIINNTNKPVTLKYRLGINKNNETYLKIGKMAEDLGVSMITLHARYADQGYSGIANWEKIKNLKEKINIPVTGNGDINKAEKAKDMFKETSCDHVMIGRWAMGNPWCFNQVKSYLEKNSYSTITETKKLKGFLKYVKEAKKYEVPLPRIRIQAMQFTKGIKKGAELRKNIATSKEEEQIINTITDFLIK; this is encoded by the coding sequence ATGTTTAATAAACCAAGAAAACAAGTATTCTTAGCGCCACTAGCAGGAATAAATGATCCAGCATTCAGATTAATGTGTGAAGAACAAGGAGCAAACGCTACATTCACAGAATTAACAAGCATAGATTTTCTTTATTCTGAAAAACAAGAAGCTCTAAAAAAAATACTTAGAGCAAAAAAAGAAAAAAAAGTTGGTTTACAATTATTCGGAAAGAATCCTGAAAAAATAAAAGAAGCAATGAATTACACTGAAAACTTTGACTTCATAGATTTCAACGCGGGCTGTCCTGCTAATAACATAATAGGACAAGAAGCAGGAGCTGACTTGCTAAGTAAACCTGTTTTGTTAAAAAAAATGCTTCAAGAAATAATAAACAACACCAATAAACCAGTAACACTGAAGTATAGATTAGGAATAAATAAGAATAATGAGACTTATTTAAAAATAGGAAAAATGGCGGAAGACTTAGGTGTAAGCATGATTACGCTACACGCAAGATACGCTGATCAAGGATATTCAGGGATTGCTAATTGGGAAAAAATAAAGAATTTAAAAGAAAAAATTAACATTCCAGTAACAGGAAACGGAGATATTAACAAAGCAGAAAAAGCTAAAGACATGTTTAAAGAAACAAGTTGTGATCACGTAATGATAGGACGATGGGCGATGGGGAATCCTTGGTGCTTTAATCAAGTAAAAAGTTACTTAGAAAAAAATAGTTATTCAACAATAACCGAAACAAAGAAACTCAAAGGATTTCTTAAATACGTTAAAGAAGCAAAAAAATACGAAGTTCCCCTACCTAGAATAAGGATTCAAGCAATGCAATTCACCAAAGGAATAAAAAAAGGCGCAGAATTAAGAAAAAACATAGCGACATCAAAAGAAGAAGAACAAATAATAAATACTATAACTGATTTTTTAATAAAATGA
- a CDS encoding M23 family metallopeptidase: protein MKKLKKTLKIIAIPSILTLNFILNSYNANKYEYSTTSNEVSKELKTHNLESEIHSALNYLNINVYEDNQKTIGTNFYDFYRYIYSDIEDDAVPPRFEETHKKTKEDMKRGKEIRKKLEQKYDLLFELNNVNINKNIEWHEMIQGYYTAPRNSYRKRVHEALDLFTKEGNKVLAPFNGLIIASGDNWEGQFIRREISDWNGKGLTPRAGNALIIYNPLEKGYMLISHLEENIPVSAGQIIFKGQIIGTVGNSGSASIPGHGKHIHVAYKLPNEEGFLRGINFYERLKK from the coding sequence ATGAAAAAACTCAAAAAAACCCTAAAAATAATAGCAATACCTTCAATTTTAACCTTGAACTTCATATTAAATAGTTATAACGCGAACAAATACGAATATTCAACAACGAGTAACGAAGTTTCTAAAGAACTAAAAACGCACAATTTAGAATCCGAAATTCATTCAGCACTGAACTATTTAAATATAAATGTATATGAAGATAATCAAAAAACAATAGGAACAAATTTCTACGACTTTTACAGATACATATACTCAGACATAGAAGATGACGCAGTACCTCCAAGATTTGAAGAAACACATAAAAAAACAAAAGAAGACATGAAAAGAGGTAAAGAAATAAGAAAAAAATTAGAACAAAAATACGATTTATTATTCGAACTAAATAACGTAAACATAAACAAAAATATTGAATGGCACGAAATGATACAAGGATATTACACAGCGCCAAGAAATAGTTATAGAAAAAGAGTTCATGAAGCCTTAGATTTATTCACAAAAGAAGGCAACAAAGTTTTAGCCCCATTTAACGGATTAATAATAGCGTCAGGAGATAATTGGGAAGGCCAATTTATAAGAAGAGAAATATCAGATTGGAACGGTAAAGGATTAACACCTAGAGCAGGAAACGCACTCATAATATACAACCCTCTAGAAAAAGGATACATGTTAATATCACATTTAGAAGAAAATATTCCTGTTAGCGCAGGACAAATAATATTCAAAGGTCAAATAATAGGAACTGTAGGAAATAGTGGTAGCGCATCAATACCCGGACACGGAAAACACATACATGTTGCATATAAATTACCAAACGAAGAAGGATTTCTAAGAGGAATAAATTTTTATGAAAGACTAAAAAAATAA
- a CDS encoding redox-regulated ATPase YchF — MIIGVVGKANVGKSTFFKASTLADVEIANYPFATIKPNSGIGFVKIDCADSFFSKQCNPRVGYCINHKRFVPVNMIDVAGLVPGAHEGKGMGLEFLNDLNQADLLIHVIDVSGSTNEKGEPVPPGSRDPAEDVLFLEKELDYWYLSILKKVWDKFSRSVTQTNQEIDKALNKQFSGLGSDEEMIKSIIVDTNLADKKLRFWSEDDLLLFASELRKKTKPMIVAANKIDVKGALNNFESLKKRFPDTLFVPCSAESELALKEAAKHKLINYVPGNKEFEIIGSLSDKQKKALDFIKDNVLIHGTGVQDALNKAVFDVLEYIPIFPGGVNKLEDQHGNVLPDCFLLKKGSTALDFAFKIHSDFGKNFIRAIDVKTKRTVGKEHVLSFGDVVEIISHK; from the coding sequence ATGATTATAGGCGTCGTAGGTAAAGCTAATGTTGGTAAAAGTACTTTTTTTAAGGCTAGTACTTTAGCAGATGTTGAGATTGCTAATTATCCTTTCGCAACTATTAAACCTAATTCGGGTATTGGGTTTGTTAAAATTGATTGTGCGGATTCTTTTTTTAGTAAGCAATGTAACCCTAGAGTTGGTTATTGTATTAATCATAAGCGTTTTGTTCCTGTTAACATGATTGACGTTGCAGGTCTTGTTCCTGGAGCTCATGAAGGTAAAGGTATGGGTCTTGAATTTTTAAATGATCTTAATCAAGCGGATTTACTCATTCATGTTATTGATGTTTCAGGTTCCACTAATGAAAAAGGCGAGCCGGTTCCTCCTGGTTCTCGTGATCCAGCAGAGGATGTTTTATTTTTAGAAAAAGAACTTGATTATTGGTATTTAAGCATTCTAAAAAAAGTATGGGATAAATTTTCTAGGTCTGTTACTCAAACTAATCAAGAAATTGATAAAGCGCTTAATAAGCAATTTTCGGGTTTGGGTAGTGATGAAGAAATGATTAAAAGCATCATTGTTGATACTAATTTAGCTGATAAAAAACTTCGGTTTTGGTCAGAGGATGATTTGTTATTATTTGCGTCTGAGCTTAGAAAAAAAACGAAGCCTATGATTGTGGCTGCTAATAAAATTGATGTTAAAGGAGCATTAAATAATTTTGAATCTTTGAAAAAGCGTTTTCCTGATACTCTTTTTGTTCCTTGTAGCGCGGAATCAGAGTTGGCTTTGAAGGAGGCTGCTAAACACAAATTGATTAATTATGTTCCAGGTAATAAGGAGTTTGAAATTATTGGTTCTTTAAGTGATAAGCAAAAGAAAGCTTTGGATTTTATTAAGGATAATGTGCTTATTCATGGTACTGGTGTTCAGGACGCGCTTAATAAAGCTGTTTTTGATGTTTTAGAATATATTCCTATTTTTCCAGGCGGCGTTAATAAATTAGAGGATCAGCATGGTAATGTTTTGCCTGATTGTTTTCTTTTAAAGAAAGGTAGTACCGCGCTTGATTTTGCTTTTAAGATTCATAGTGATTTTGGAAAGAATTTTATTCGTGCCATCGATGTTAAGACTAAGAGGACTGTTGGTAAAGAGCATGTTCTTAGTTTTGGTGACGTAGTAGAAATAATTAGTCATAAATAA
- a CDS encoding VTT domain-containing protein gives MLQRLKYLLKKYYPLLIISIGIMIGITLVTVPLMDTLADNLTLKYFIVVQYIGYLFFILSFVELMFIKFIMAGFDPLTICFFAVTMALLAQTTDYFIGYIFSNKVTKKIIGQKKYEKSKYKIEKYGDLTIFVFNVLPLSSPLLVTVAGMLRYKFKKVLIYSFLGLTIKYVTIALFIKHFVL, from the coding sequence ATGTTACAAAGATTAAAGTATTTGTTAAAAAAATATTATCCTTTGCTCATAATTAGCATAGGCATAATGATAGGAATAACACTTGTGACTGTACCCTTAATGGATACTTTAGCAGATAACTTAACTCTTAAATACTTCATAGTCGTGCAATACATAGGATATCTTTTTTTTATTCTTTCTTTTGTAGAACTAATGTTTATAAAGTTCATAATGGCAGGGTTTGACCCTTTAACAATATGTTTCTTCGCAGTAACGATGGCTCTATTAGCACAAACAACTGATTACTTCATAGGATACATATTTAGCAATAAAGTAACAAAGAAAATAATAGGACAAAAAAAATACGAAAAATCAAAATATAAAATAGAGAAATATGGTGACTTAACAATCTTCGTGTTTAACGTATTACCCTTATCATCACCTTTACTAGTAACAGTTGCTGGAATGCTAAGATATAAATTCAAAAAAGTACTAATATATTCATTCTTAGGATTAACAATAAAATACGTAACAATTGCTTTATTCATAAAACACTTCGTGCTATGA
- a CDS encoding peptidylprolyl isomerase, protein MEVKKGNKIKIHYTGTLDNGQVFDSSEGREPLEFEAGSGKVIKGFDAAVIGMKKDEEKEITIKPEDAYGERNEELKQKIPREKMNIPGEIKPGMTLAVTAPDGQQFPVVVAGVEEENIIIDLNHPLAGQNLTFKIKVIDIQ, encoded by the coding sequence ATGGAAGTAAAAAAAGGAAATAAAATCAAGATACACTACACAGGAACATTAGATAATGGACAAGTATTTGATTCCTCAGAAGGAAGAGAACCATTAGAATTCGAAGCAGGAAGTGGAAAAGTAATCAAAGGATTCGACGCGGCAGTAATAGGTATGAAAAAAGATGAAGAAAAAGAAATAACAATAAAACCTGAAGATGCGTACGGAGAAAGAAATGAAGAATTAAAACAAAAAATACCAAGAGAAAAAATGAATATTCCTGGAGAAATAAAACCAGGAATGACTTTAGCAGTTACCGCGCCTGACGGACAACAATTCCCAGTAGTAGTTGCAGGCGTAGAAGAAGAAAACATAATAATAGATTTAAACCATCCTTTAGCAGGACAAAATTTAACGTTTAAAATAAAAGTTATTGATATACAATAA